In one Chionomys nivalis chromosome 13, mChiNiv1.1, whole genome shotgun sequence genomic region, the following are encoded:
- the LOC130886097 gene encoding calmodulin-like protein 3, producing the protein MTNQLTEEQIAEFKEAFSLFDKDGDGCITTQELGTVMRSLGQNPTEAELQGMVNEIDKDGNGTVDFPEFLSMMSRKMKDTDSEEEIREAFRVFDKDGNGYVSAAELRHVMTRLGEKLSDEEVEEMIRAADTDGDGQVNYEEFVHMLVSK; encoded by the coding sequence ATGACCAACCAGCTGACTGAGGAGCAAATCGCTGAGTTCAAGGAGGCCTTCTCTCTGTTTGACAAGGATGGGGACGGCTGCATCACCACCCAGGAACTGGGCACTGTCATGCGGTCCCTGGGTCAGAACCCCACGGAGGCAGAGCTCCAGGGCATGGTGAATGAAATCGACAAGGATGGAAATGGCACTGTAGACTTCCCGGAATTCCTGAGCATGATGTCCAGGAAGATGAAAGACACCGACAGTGAGGAGGAGATCCGGGAGGCCTTCCGAGTGTTCGACAAGGATGGCAACGGCTATGTCAGTGCTGCCGAGCTGAGGCACGTGATGACCAGGCTGGGGGAGAAGCTGAGTGATGAGGAGGTGGAGGAAATGATACGGGCAGCAGATACAGATGGCGACGGGCAAGTGAACTATGAGGAGTTTGTCCACATGCTGGTGTCCAAGTGA